Proteins from a single region of Leptotrichia hongkongensis:
- a CDS encoding Cof-type HAD-IIB family hydrolase, with translation MNYKLIATDMDGTLLDEEHNITKENVEAIIKVQKEKGVKFVLASGRPSYAMLDYAKELQMDKYEGYVLAFNGGELIDMKTNEVIFHEGLGKKDIENVYKVSKEINVPMILYVGDTIYGTEATDGVMYEADQCKMKFQKFDTLEDLEKKGIDKTTKCMIIGKPEEVLIAEEHMNKVHGNDYFIAISKPIFLEIANKNVDKGKTLKKLGEIENIKPEEMIAVGDSGNDKPLLEYVGMPVAVENAIPEIKEIAKFISTSNVEHGLKTTIEEFFEF, from the coding sequence ATGAATTACAAATTAATTGCGACTGATATGGATGGAACATTGCTGGATGAGGAACATAATATAACAAAGGAAAACGTTGAGGCGATTATTAAAGTTCAGAAGGAAAAAGGAGTTAAATTTGTGCTTGCGAGTGGTAGACCTAGTTATGCTATGCTCGATTATGCAAAAGAACTTCAAATGGATAAATACGAAGGATATGTGCTAGCATTTAACGGTGGAGAATTAATTGATATGAAGACAAATGAGGTAATTTTTCACGAAGGGCTTGGAAAAAAGGATATTGAAAACGTTTATAAAGTTTCAAAGGAGATAAATGTTCCAATGATTTTATACGTTGGAGATACGATTTATGGAACTGAAGCAACAGATGGAGTAATGTATGAAGCCGATCAATGCAAGATGAAATTTCAAAAATTCGATACACTTGAAGACTTGGAGAAAAAAGGAATTGATAAAACTACAAAATGTATGATTATTGGAAAGCCAGAAGAAGTATTAATAGCTGAAGAACACATGAATAAAGTTCACGGAAACGATTATTTTATCGCCATTTCAAAACCAATCTTCCTAGAAATTGCCAACAAAAATGTGGATAAAGGAAAAACATTAAAAAAATTGGGAGAAATTGAAAATATAAAGCCAGAAGAAATGATTGCGGTTGGTGATAGCGGGAATGATAAGCCATTGCTGGAGTACGTGGGAATGCCTGTGGCTGTAGAAAATGCAATTCCTGAAATTAAGGAAATAGCTAAATTTATTTCGACATCAAATGTGGAGCATGGATTGAAAACTACGATTGAGGAGTTTTTTGAATTTTAA
- a CDS encoding ATPase — MKLQEITEKFKNEINQDKISASYLFYGDKRVDLLSYALMFSKMIMTKNVQNEAEKEKIERIIDNFQHPDIEIINKNNENIKIDEVREIIYSSIESSFNSPKKIFILCGIENLRKESSNALLKILEEPPQNVYFILLSRTLNIISTIKSRTIKFHLSGMNNDELGVSKEIYYFFDGNENDILEFKKQNLSLDNIQFQINTVEDILQIIFEMKNYTTGELVIKNNLDLTIKYNKSIELLSQRIRFWDIENVYFFINEIENELKKEKEFLINFLSKIIINVKHSLDADELKKLINLKNSIRSNVNVKSVIFNFFDILQNF, encoded by the coding sequence ATGAAATTACAGGAAATAACTGAAAAATTTAAAAATGAAATAAATCAAGATAAAATAAGCGCAAGTTACCTCTTTTATGGTGATAAGAGAGTTGACTTGCTTTCTTATGCACTAATGTTCTCAAAAATGATTATGACAAAGAATGTGCAGAATGAGGCTGAAAAAGAAAAAATTGAACGGATTATTGATAACTTCCAGCATCCTGACATTGAAATAATAAATAAAAATAATGAAAACATAAAAATTGACGAAGTACGTGAAATCATCTATTCATCAATAGAATCTTCTTTTAATTCGCCAAAAAAAATATTTATTCTGTGCGGAATCGAAAATTTACGAAAAGAATCTTCAAACGCACTTTTAAAAATCTTGGAAGAGCCGCCACAAAACGTATATTTCATACTTCTATCAAGAACATTAAACATCATTTCCACAATCAAATCCCGTACAATCAAATTTCATCTATCTGGAATGAATAACGATGAACTGGGAGTAAGCAAGGAAATCTACTATTTCTTTGATGGAAATGAAAACGATATTTTAGAATTTAAAAAACAAAATCTCTCACTTGATAATATTCAGTTTCAAATTAACACTGTGGAAGATATTTTACAAATTATTTTTGAAATGAAAAATTACACAACTGGAGAACTGGTTATAAAAAATAATCTAGATCTGACTATAAAATATAATAAAAGTATCGAATTGTTATCACAGCGAATACGTTTCTGGGATATTGAAAACGTATATTTTTTTATAAATGAAATCGAAAATGAACTAAAAAAGGAAAAGGAATTTCTGATAAATTTCCTTTCAAAAATTATTATAAATGTAAAACATTCTCTAGATGCAGACGAATTGAAAAAATTGATAAATTTGAAAAACAGTATTAGAAGCAATGTAAATGTGAAAAGTGTGATTTTTAACTTTTTTGATATTTTACAAAATTTTTAG
- a CDS encoding AraC family transcriptional regulator, with amino-acid sequence MIKAFNETMKYIEETLTDRIDERKIALLSGYSYPLFSRMFSIMVDYPLSEYVRFRKLSCAAIDLRESDEKIIEIAFKYGYESQDSFSLAFKKFHGHTPKEVRKGSAFQIFSPIRLSLSIEGGKNMDIKVMKKSAFKIAGLAERIEEGGNFPNVWDKLFKKVSPEKLENLGNGQSYGACYEIEKNENCESKFTVNYMAGYDIQNVTEANDLGLNILEVPEAEYAVVKLKGIVPNCIHEGWKYVTGTFFPEQGYRHAETPDFEVYGEGNMYSPDYEMELWVPIVKEKI; translated from the coding sequence ATGATTAAGGCATTTAATGAAACGATGAAATATATCGAAGAAACCTTGACTGACAGAATTGACGAGAGAAAGATTGCATTGCTTTCTGGGTATTCGTATCCGCTGTTTAGCAGAATGTTTTCAATTATGGTGGATTATCCGTTAAGTGAGTATGTTCGCTTTAGAAAGTTGAGCTGTGCTGCGATAGATTTACGTGAAAGCGATGAAAAGATAATAGAAATAGCCTTTAAATACGGCTATGAATCTCAAGATTCATTTTCCTTGGCATTCAAAAAATTTCATGGGCACACGCCAAAGGAAGTCAGAAAAGGAAGTGCATTTCAAATTTTTTCTCCTATAAGATTATCTTTAAGTATTGAAGGAGGAAAAAATATGGACATCAAAGTTATGAAAAAATCGGCTTTTAAAATAGCAGGCTTAGCAGAAAGAATTGAAGAAGGCGGTAATTTTCCTAATGTTTGGGATAAACTTTTTAAAAAAGTATCTCCAGAAAAATTAGAAAATTTAGGAAATGGACAAAGTTATGGAGCTTGCTATGAAATTGAGAAAAATGAAAATTGTGAAAGCAAGTTTACTGTAAATTATATGGCTGGATACGATATTCAAAATGTTACCGAAGCAAACGATTTGGGACTTAATATACTTGAAGTTCCAGAAGCTGAATATGCTGTAGTAAAATTGAAGGGAATTGTTCCAAATTGCATTCATGAAGGATGGAAATATGTGACAGGGACATTTTTCCCGGAACAAGGTTACAGACATGCTGAGACACCTGATTTTGAAGTTTATGGTGAAGGGAATATGTATAGTCCTGACTATGAAATGGAACTTTGGGTTCCGATAGTAAAAGAAAAAATATAA